In Alteromonas naphthalenivorans, one DNA window encodes the following:
- the tuf gene encoding elongation factor Tu codes for MAKEKFERTKPHVNVGTIGHVDHGKTTLTAAITTVLSKTYGGSAQAFDQIDNAPEEKARGITISTSHVEYDTPTRHYAHVDCPGHADYVKNMITGAAQMDGAILVVAATDGPMPQTREHILLGRQVGVPYIIVFMNKCDMVDDEELLELVEMEVRELLSEYEFPGDDLPVIQGSALKALEGDAEWEKKIIELGEALDSYIPEPERAIDKPFILPIEDVFSISGRGTVVTGRVEQGIVKVGEEVEIVGIKDTTKTTCTGVEMFRKLLDEGRAGENVGVLLRGTKREDVERGQVLAKPGSINPHTKFEAEVYVLSKDEGGRHTPFFKGYRPQFYFRTTDVTGAVELPEGVEMVMPGDNLKFVVELIAPIAMDEGLRFAIREGGRTVGAGVVAKIL; via the coding sequence ATGGCAAAAGAAAAGTTTGAACGTACGAAACCCCATGTAAACGTGGGTACAATCGGCCACGTTGACCACGGAAAAACTACCCTTACTGCAGCTATCACTACTGTTCTTTCAAAGACATACGGTGGTTCAGCTCAGGCTTTCGATCAAATCGATAACGCGCCTGAAGAAAAAGCTCGTGGTATCACCATCTCTACTTCACACGTAGAGTATGACACTCCTACTCGTCACTACGCTCACGTAGACTGCCCAGGACACGCTGATTACGTTAAAAACATGATCACCGGTGCTGCTCAGATGGACGGCGCGATCCTAGTAGTAGCTGCGACTGATGGCCCTATGCCTCAGACTCGTGAGCACATCCTACTTGGTCGTCAGGTTGGCGTTCCTTACATCATCGTATTCATGAACAAATGTGACATGGTTGATGATGAAGAGCTTCTAGAGCTAGTAGAAATGGAAGTTCGTGAACTTCTTAGCGAATATGAATTCCCAGGCGATGACCTTCCAGTTATCCAAGGTTCTGCACTTAAAGCTCTTGAAGGCGATGCAGAATGGGAAAAGAAAATCATCGAACTTGGTGAAGCTCTTGATTCATACATCCCAGAGCCAGAGCGTGCTATCGATAAGCCGTTCATTCTTCCAATCGAAGACGTATTCTCAATCTCAGGCCGTGGTACAGTAGTAACGGGTCGTGTAGAGCAAGGTATTGTTAAAGTTGGTGAAGAAGTAGAAATCGTTGGTATCAAAGATACGACTAAGACGACTTGTACTGGTGTTGAAATGTTCCGTAAACTTCTTGACGAAGGTCGCGCTGGTGAGAACGTTGGTGTTCTTCTACGTGGTACTAAGCGTGAAGACGTTGAACGTGGTCAAGTACTAGCTAAGCCTGGTTCAATCAACCCACACACTAAATTCGAAGCTGAAGTATACGTACTAAGCAAAGACGAAGGTGGCCGTCATACTCCATTCTTCAAAGGCTATCGTCCACAGTTCTACTTCCGTACAACTGACGTAACTGGTGCTGTAGAGCTTCCAGAAGGCGTAGAGATGGTAATGCCTGGTGACAACCTTAAGTTCGTAGTAGAACTTATTGCACCAATCGCGATGGACGAAGGTTTACGCTTCGCTATCCGTGAAGGTGGCCGTACTGTAGGTGCTGGTGTTGTAGCTAAGATTCTTTAA
- the fusA gene encoding elongation factor G — MPRKTSIERYRNIGIVAHVDAGKTTTTERVLFYTGLSHKIGEVHDGAATMDWMEQEQERGITITSAATTCFWSGMEKQFDQHRINIIDTPGHVDFTIEVERSLRVLDGAVVVFCGSSGVEPQSETVWRQADKYEVPRLVFINKMDRAGADFERVVGQIRKRLGANCVPIQLNMGAEEEFHGVIDLIKMKAINWNAEDMGMTFTYEDIPAQYLDNAQKYRTEMIEAAAEASDELMDKYLEGEELTEAEIRLGLRTRTLNNEIVLATCGSAFKNKGVQAVLDAVVEYLPSPSEVKAITGVLDDKNETEAERHADDSEPFSALAFKIATDPFVGTLTFFRCYSGVVNTGDTVYNPVKGKRERFGRIVQMHAKDREEIKEVRAGDIAAAIGLKDVTTGDTLCDPNNVITLERMEFPDPVISIAVEPRSQADQEKMGLALGKLAAEDPSFKVKTDEESGQTIISGMGELHLDIIVDRMKREFKVECNVGKPQVAYRETIRKKVEVEGKFVRQSGGRGQFGHVWLRIEPQAEEGAGYEFVNDITGGVVPKEFIPAVDKGIQEQLQSGVVAGYPVLDVKVTLFDGSYHDVDSSEMAFKIAGSMGFKKGAAEANPVLLEPMMKVEVTTPEDWMGDVVGDLNRRRGMIEGMEEGVAGIKIVRAKVPLSEMFGYATDLRSQTQGRASYSMEFFNYSEAPKNVAQAIIESRI; from the coding sequence ATGCCTCGTAAGACCTCGATTGAGCGTTACCGCAATATTGGTATTGTGGCTCATGTGGACGCGGGTAAAACCACGACCACAGAGAGAGTCCTGTTTTATACAGGGTTGTCTCATAAAATCGGTGAAGTGCATGATGGTGCTGCAACCATGGACTGGATGGAACAAGAGCAGGAGCGTGGTATTACTATCACGTCTGCTGCAACCACTTGTTTCTGGTCAGGCATGGAAAAGCAGTTCGATCAGCATCGTATAAACATTATAGACACGCCAGGACACGTGGACTTTACCATTGAGGTAGAACGTTCATTACGGGTACTGGACGGGGCTGTAGTGGTTTTTTGCGGGTCTTCTGGGGTTGAACCTCAATCAGAGACAGTCTGGCGACAGGCTGACAAATATGAGGTGCCACGTCTCGTGTTCATCAATAAGATGGACCGAGCTGGCGCCGATTTTGAGCGTGTTGTGGGTCAAATCCGTAAACGCTTAGGCGCAAACTGTGTTCCTATTCAATTGAACATGGGCGCTGAAGAAGAGTTCCATGGCGTAATCGATCTTATTAAGATGAAAGCCATAAACTGGAATGCCGAAGACATGGGTATGACGTTTACCTATGAAGATATTCCAGCGCAATATTTAGACAACGCACAAAAGTATCGTACAGAGATGATTGAAGCTGCTGCTGAAGCCTCTGACGAGCTTATGGATAAGTATTTAGAAGGCGAAGAGCTAACTGAAGCTGAAATCCGACTTGGTTTACGTACCCGTACACTGAACAACGAAATTGTTCTTGCCACCTGTGGCAGTGCCTTCAAAAACAAAGGTGTTCAGGCAGTACTAGACGCGGTAGTAGAATACTTACCGTCACCAAGTGAAGTAAAAGCTATTACGGGTGTTTTAGACGACAAAAATGAAACTGAAGCTGAGCGTCATGCAGACGACAGCGAGCCGTTCTCGGCCCTTGCATTTAAAATCGCTACCGACCCATTCGTAGGAACGCTAACTTTCTTCCGTTGTTACTCTGGCGTTGTTAATACTGGTGATACGGTTTACAACCCAGTGAAAGGTAAACGCGAGCGTTTTGGGCGTATTGTTCAAATGCACGCTAAAGACCGTGAAGAAATTAAAGAAGTTCGTGCTGGCGATATTGCCGCAGCCATTGGTCTTAAAGATGTGACCACAGGTGATACGCTTTGCGATCCGAATAATGTCATTACACTTGAGCGTATGGAATTTCCTGATCCAGTAATTTCTATCGCTGTTGAGCCACGCTCTCAGGCTGACCAAGAGAAGATGGGGCTCGCGCTAGGTAAACTAGCTGCTGAAGACCCATCATTTAAGGTTAAGACTGATGAAGAGTCGGGCCAGACGATTATCTCTGGTATGGGTGAGCTTCACCTTGATATCATTGTTGATCGTATGAAACGCGAATTTAAGGTTGAATGCAACGTAGGTAAACCTCAGGTTGCTTATCGTGAGACCATTCGCAAGAAAGTTGAAGTTGAAGGTAAATTCGTACGTCAGTCTGGCGGCCGTGGCCAATTTGGTCATGTGTGGCTTCGTATTGAGCCACAAGCAGAAGAAGGCGCAGGCTACGAATTTGTTAATGACATCACCGGTGGTGTGGTACCAAAAGAGTTCATACCAGCGGTTGATAAAGGAATTCAGGAGCAGTTGCAAAGTGGTGTTGTAGCAGGGTATCCGGTACTAGATGTAAAGGTTACTTTGTTTGACGGTTCGTACCATGATGTTGACTCTTCTGAAATGGCGTTTAAGATCGCCGGCTCTATGGGTTTCAAAAAAGGCGCCGCAGAAGCAAATCCGGTGTTGCTTGAACCCATGATGAAAGTTGAAGTAACTACTCCAGAAGACTGGATGGGTGATGTGGTTGGTGACCTAAATCGTCGTCGCGGCATGATCGAAGGTATGGAAGAAGGCGTAGCAGGTATTAAAATAGTACGTGCTAAGGTGCCGCTTTCAGAAATGTTCGGGTATGCTACTGACTTGCGTTCACAAACGCAGGGTCGCGCATCATACTCTATGGAGTTCTTCAATTATTCTGAGGCGCCTAAAAATGTGGCGCAGGCTATTATTGAATCTAGAATTTAA
- the rpsG gene encoding 30S ribosomal protein S7, whose protein sequence is MPRRRVVGQRKILPEPKFSSQLLAKFMNVVMLDGKKSVAEKIVYGALDIVAEKTSKAHLDVFEEALDNIRPTVEVKSRRVGGSTYQVPVEVRPVRRNALGMRWLVDAARKRGEKSMAQRLAAEMIDASENKGSAVKKREDVHRMAEANKAFAHYRW, encoded by the coding sequence ATGCCAAGAAGAAGAGTCGTAGGTCAACGTAAAATCCTACCAGAGCCAAAATTTAGCTCACAACTGCTTGCAAAATTCATGAATGTCGTAATGCTTGACGGCAAGAAGTCAGTCGCTGAAAAAATCGTTTACGGTGCGCTCGATATTGTTGCTGAAAAAACCAGCAAAGCTCACCTAGATGTATTCGAAGAAGCACTTGATAACATCCGTCCTACTGTAGAGGTTAAATCTCGTCGTGTAGGTGGTTCAACTTATCAAGTACCAGTAGAAGTTCGTCCAGTTCGTCGTAATGCCCTAGGTATGCGTTGGTTGGTAGATGCTGCTCGTAAACGTGGCGAGAAGTCAATGGCTCAACGCCTGGCTGCTGAAATGATTGATGCATCAGAAAACAAAGGTTCTGCGGTTAAGAAACGTGAAGACGTTCACCGTATGGCCGAAGCAAACAAAGCGTTTGCTCATTACCGTTGGTAA
- the rpsL gene encoding 30S ribosomal protein S12, producing the protein MATVNQLVRKPRKKPVEKSNVAALQACPQRRGVCTRVYTTTPKKPNSALRKVCRVRLTNGFEVSSYIGGEGHNLQEHSVVLIRGGRVKDLPGVRYHTVRGTLDCAGVNDRKQARSKYGAKKPKS; encoded by the coding sequence ATGGCAACAGTTAACCAGTTAGTCCGCAAGCCGCGCAAAAAGCCCGTTGAAAAAAGCAACGTAGCTGCATTGCAAGCTTGTCCTCAAAGACGCGGTGTATGTACTCGTGTATATACTACTACGCCTAAGAAACCAAACTCTGCACTACGTAAAGTATGTCGTGTACGTCTAACTAACGGTTTTGAAGTTTCTTCATACATCGGTGGTGAAGGTCACAACCTACAAGAGCACAGTGTAGTACTTATCCGTGGTGGTCGTGTTAAAGATCTACCAGGTGTTCGTTATCACACAGTTCGCGGTACATTAGACTGCGCAGGTGTAAACGATCGTAAGCAAGCCCGTTCTAAGTACGGTGCGAAGAAGCCTAAGTCTTAA
- the rpoC gene encoding DNA-directed RNA polymerase subunit beta', with product MKDLLKFLKQQNKTEEFDNIRIGLASPDMIRSWSFGEVKKPETINYRTFKPERDGLFCARIFGPVKDYECLCGKYKRLKHRGVICEKCGVEVTLTKVRRERMGHIELASPVAHIWFLKSLPSRIGLMLDMTLRDIERVLYFESYVVTEPGMTTLERSQLLNEEDYLDALEEHGDEFDAKMGAEAVFDLLKVLDVDADVASMREELPSINSETKRKKITKRLKLLESFQQSGNKPEWMILTVLPVLPPDLRPLVPLDGGRFATSDLNDLYRRVINRNNRLKRLLDLAAPDIIVRNEKRMLQEAVDALLDNGRRGRAITGSNKRPLKSLADMIKGKQGRFRQNLLGKRVDYSGRSVITVGPTLRLHQCGLPKKMALELFKPFIYGKLEGRGLATTIKAAKKLVEREAPEVWDVLDDVIREHPVMLNRAPTLHRLGIQAFEPTLIEGKAIQLHPLVCAAYNADFDGDQMAVHVPLTIEAQLEARALMMSTNNILSPANGEPIIVPSQDVVLGLYYLTRDKVNGLGEAMVFTSPNEAEKAYRTGNAELHSRVKVRITEYDIDEDGVKTEKVTLTDTTVGRAIFSLMLPKGLPFEIINQAMGKKQISRLLNACYRTLGLKDTVIAADQIMYTGFHYAMIAGASVGIDDMVIPAAKKDIIDAAEAEVIEIQEQFQNGLVTAGERYNKVIDIWSNANEKVAKAMMDNLKTDIVINRDGEEEEQTSFNSVYMMADSGARGSAAQIRQLAGMRGLMAKPDGSIIETPITANFREGLNVLQYFISTHGARKGLADTALKTANSGYLTRRLVDVAQDLVITNDDCGTFGGVQMTPLIEGGDVVEPLRERVLGRVVAEDVVKPGTTEVLVERNVLLDEALVDMLEANSVDQIQVRSVITCDNDFGVCANCYGRDLARGHMVGSGESVGVIAAQSIGEPGTQLTMRTFHIGGAASRASAENSVQVKTAGSLKLHNEKSVRNSDGKVVIVSRSTELTVIDEQGREKERYKVPYGAVLSVDDGATIAAGDVVANWDPHSHPIVTERAAKISFADIDDSNTEMQQDELTGLTRIVVKDLAKSNSKEPKLILESDEFGLQEIRLPSFTTIEAKEGKVANEGDVLARIPQESSKTRDITGGLPRVADLFEARKPKEPAILAEVSGTIGFGKETKGKKRLVITPPEGDAYEEMIPKWRQLNVFEGEKVERGEVIADGPESPHDILRLRGISAVANYIVNEVQEVYRLQGVKINDKHIEVVIRQMLRKCVITHSGDTQFLEGEQVEVSNVKVTNREVEKHGKIPAQYETQLLGITKASLSTESFISAASFQETTRVLTEAAVQGKEDDLRGLKENVIVGRLIPAGTGFAYHERRAQRRKEEIEEMSVSAADAEQALTEALNAGDDSAE from the coding sequence GTGAAAGACTTATTAAAGTTTCTAAAGCAACAAAACAAGACTGAAGAATTCGATAATATTCGAATCGGTCTTGCTTCACCTGACATGATTCGTTCATGGTCTTTTGGTGAAGTTAAGAAGCCAGAAACAATTAACTACCGTACGTTCAAACCAGAACGTGACGGCCTGTTTTGTGCGCGTATTTTCGGACCAGTTAAAGACTACGAATGTCTTTGTGGTAAGTATAAGCGTCTGAAGCACCGTGGTGTTATCTGTGAAAAATGTGGTGTTGAAGTAACCCTAACTAAAGTACGTCGTGAGCGTATGGGTCACATTGAACTGGCAAGCCCAGTTGCACACATTTGGTTCCTTAAATCACTTCCGTCTCGTATCGGCTTAATGCTTGATATGACACTTCGTGATATTGAACGTGTACTATATTTTGAATCTTACGTAGTAACCGAGCCGGGTATGACTACCCTTGAGCGCAGCCAACTTCTTAACGAAGAAGATTACTTGGATGCACTTGAAGAGCACGGTGACGAGTTTGACGCAAAAATGGGTGCTGAAGCCGTATTTGACCTTTTAAAAGTGTTAGATGTAGATGCTGACGTAGCTTCAATGCGTGAAGAGTTGCCTTCAATCAACTCTGAAACTAAGCGTAAGAAAATCACCAAGCGTCTTAAGTTGCTTGAATCATTCCAACAGTCTGGCAACAAGCCAGAGTGGATGATCTTGACTGTACTTCCAGTACTTCCGCCGGACCTTCGTCCGTTGGTACCACTGGATGGTGGTCGATTTGCAACGTCTGACCTGAACGATTTATACCGTCGTGTTATCAACCGTAACAACCGTCTCAAGCGTCTTCTAGACCTTGCGGCGCCTGACATTATCGTACGTAACGAAAAACGTATGCTTCAGGAAGCGGTAGATGCATTACTAGATAACGGTCGTCGTGGTCGCGCTATCACAGGTTCTAACAAACGTCCTCTTAAATCACTTGCCGATATGATTAAAGGTAAGCAAGGTCGTTTCCGTCAGAACTTACTTGGTAAGCGTGTTGACTACTCTGGTCGTTCTGTAATTACCGTTGGTCCTACATTACGTCTTCACCAATGTGGTCTTCCTAAGAAAATGGCACTTGAGTTATTCAAGCCGTTTATCTATGGAAAACTTGAAGGTCGTGGTCTAGCAACAACTATCAAAGCAGCGAAGAAGCTGGTTGAACGTGAAGCACCAGAGGTATGGGACGTACTAGATGACGTTATCCGTGAACACCCTGTTATGCTTAACCGTGCACCAACACTTCACCGTTTGGGTATCCAGGCATTTGAACCAACCCTTATCGAAGGTAAAGCGATTCAGCTTCACCCACTAGTATGTGCGGCCTACAACGCCGATTTCGATGGTGACCAAATGGCTGTACACGTGCCGCTGACTATTGAAGCTCAGCTGGAAGCACGTGCGTTGATGATGTCGACCAACAACATTCTGTCACCTGCAAATGGTGAACCTATCATCGTTCCTTCACAGGACGTTGTATTAGGTCTTTATTACCTAACCCGTGACAAAGTGAACGGTTTGGGTGAGGCAATGGTATTTACCAGCCCGAATGAAGCAGAAAAAGCATACCGCACAGGTAACGCAGAACTTCACTCACGCGTTAAAGTACGTATCACTGAATACGACATTGACGAAGATGGTGTGAAGACTGAGAAAGTAACGCTAACAGATACTACTGTTGGTCGTGCAATTTTCTCATTGATGCTACCTAAAGGTTTGCCGTTTGAAATTATCAACCAGGCAATGGGCAAAAAGCAGATTTCACGTTTGCTTAACGCTTGTTACCGTACACTGGGTCTTAAAGACACAGTAATCGCTGCTGACCAAATCATGTATACCGGTTTCCACTACGCAATGATTGCGGGTGCATCTGTTGGTATCGATGACATGGTAATCCCAGCTGCGAAGAAAGATATTATCGACGCTGCAGAAGCGGAAGTTATCGAGATCCAGGAACAGTTCCAAAATGGTCTTGTAACCGCCGGTGAGCGCTACAACAAAGTTATCGATATCTGGTCAAATGCCAACGAAAAAGTTGCCAAGGCCATGATGGATAACCTTAAGACTGACATCGTAATTAACCGCGATGGCGAAGAAGAAGAGCAAACCTCATTTAACTCTGTTTATATGATGGCCGACTCTGGTGCTCGTGGTAGTGCCGCTCAGATTCGTCAGCTAGCGGGTATGCGTGGTCTGATGGCTAAGCCAGATGGCTCAATCATCGAAACGCCAATCACGGCTAACTTCCGTGAAGGTCTTAACGTACTTCAGTACTTCATCTCTACTCACGGTGCGCGTAAAGGTCTAGCCGATACAGCACTTAAGACTGCGAACTCGGGTTACCTAACTCGTCGTCTAGTAGATGTTGCACAAGATTTGGTTATTACTAACGACGACTGTGGCACCTTCGGTGGTGTTCAGATGACACCGCTAATTGAAGGTGGTGACGTTGTAGAACCACTTCGTGAGCGTGTACTAGGTCGTGTAGTTGCAGAAGATGTAGTTAAACCAGGTACTACAGAAGTATTGGTTGAGCGTAATGTGTTACTAGACGAAGCGCTAGTAGACATGCTTGAAGCTAACTCTGTTGACCAAATTCAAGTACGCTCGGTTATCACCTGTGATAACGACTTCGGTGTGTGTGCAAACTGTTATGGTCGTGACCTTGCTCGCGGACATATGGTTGGAAGCGGTGAGTCTGTGGGTGTTATTGCCGCACAGTCGATCGGTGAACCAGGTACACAGCTTACCATGCGTACGTTCCACATCGGTGGTGCGGCATCACGAGCTTCTGCTGAGAACAGCGTTCAGGTTAAAACTGCGGGTAGCCTTAAGCTACACAATGAAAAATCAGTACGTAACTCAGACGGCAAAGTGGTTATTGTTTCTCGTTCAACAGAACTTACTGTTATCGATGAACAAGGTCGTGAGAAAGAGCGCTATAAAGTACCTTACGGTGCTGTACTTAGCGTGGATGACGGTGCAACTATTGCAGCTGGCGACGTTGTTGCTAACTGGGATCCGCATAGTCACCCAATCGTAACTGAACGTGCAGCTAAGATTAGCTTTGCCGACATCGACGACTCTAACACCGAGATGCAACAAGACGAATTAACTGGTCTTACGCGTATCGTAGTTAAAGATCTTGCGAAGAGTAACTCTAAAGAACCTAAACTTATCCTAGAAAGTGATGAGTTCGGTCTTCAAGAGATTCGCCTGCCAAGCTTTACGACTATCGAAGCGAAAGAAGGTAAGGTTGCTAACGAAGGTGACGTGTTAGCACGTATACCTCAAGAAAGCTCGAAGACACGTGATATCACGGGTGGTCTACCTCGCGTAGCCGACTTGTTTGAAGCACGTAAGCCTAAAGAGCCAGCTATCCTTGCTGAAGTTTCAGGTACTATTGGTTTCGGTAAAGAAACCAAAGGTAAGAAACGTTTGGTTATCACGCCGCCAGAGGGTGATGCATACGAAGAGATGATTCCAAAATGGCGTCAGCTTAACGTGTTCGAAGGTGAGAAAGTGGAACGTGGTGAAGTTATTGCAGATGGCCCTGAGTCACCGCATGATATCTTGCGTCTACGTGGTATCTCTGCTGTAGCAAACTACATCGTGAACGAAGTTCAGGAAGTTTACCGTCTACAGGGTGTAAAAATTAACGATAAGCACATCGAAGTTGTTATTCGTCAGATGTTGCGTAAGTGCGTTATTACCCATTCAGGTGATACTCAGTTCCTTGAAGGCGAACAAGTTGAAGTGTCTAACGTGAAAGTGACCAACCGTGAAGTTGAAAAACACGGTAAGATTCCAGCGCAGTATGAAACACAACTGCTTGGTATCACTAAAGCGTCGCTATCTACTGAGTCATTCATCTCAGCTGCATCGTTCCAAGAAACAACACGTGTTCTTACCGAAGCTGCAGTTCAAGGTAAAGAAGATGACCTTCGCGGTCTGAAAGAAAACGTAATCGTGGGTCGATTGATTCCAGCGGGTACAGGTTTCGCTTACCATGAACGTCGTGCACAACGTCGTAAAGAAGAAATCGAAGAAATGTCAGTTTCTGCTGCTGATGCAGAACAGGCACTAACCGAAGCACTTAACGCCGGTGACGACTCAGCCGAATAA